A part of Tessaracoccus timonensis genomic DNA contains:
- a CDS encoding HAD-IB family hydrolase: MRNPAASFGVAERGHVPPLLDGRLKDLLAGKKIAMTGVTGFIGEQMLWAFLNDCPQTRTAVLVRPKGSLTAEDRVKELLGKDIFAEVVERAGSVETLLEERVEVIPGDLPNVPELPRDIDVLIHCAGDVSFDPPIDQAFKTNVLGTQALLGRFLESVTDDKGELERIPHYIHVSTAYTAGRRRGAIPETAHAHDVDYMVETEAALQMAEHLEAASRSPEQLTKLRKQAEALHRQAGYLTTSEDTERRRIEWVQKELVAAGTERARSLGWTDVYTFAKAMGERVVADMCKDIQVSIVRPAIVESSLRYPHPGWIEGFKMADPIILAYGRGQLPEFPASPDAVIDIIPCDYVVNTIIAVCATEPEIGQPEFYHCASGARNPLTFRGIYEQVRAYFEEHPYNHGTASTPLATWKFPGAEPVERMMWLGGKATKVADKLLSFAPRGKGVRKLATQVDQSRKQLDFLNKYLTLYGEYLQSELHFVDDCTLALHNSLHPDDKERFGFDSAAFDWTHYMQDVHAPSVCDPEKRAAARRKRRANRQPTFRDIEPSDTPVLAAFDLDGTVMATNVIETYLWSKMPELSAFGKVAELAKLATALPTYLGAERRDRGVFLRSIYRRYEGADLEALEQYVDERLAPLILDRMSPDAIRRIREHRDAGHTTVLMTGVIRPLTRPFEGLFDVIVAADLATDEDGKCTGFLSGPPMVGESRSAWLRHFAALHGIDLEHSYAYADSHVDLPMLSSVGYPVVVSPDIGLMRAAKQRGWSLVDWPALSPIPRWKMPKA, encoded by the coding sequence ATGCGTAACCCTGCTGCCTCATTCGGTGTCGCGGAACGCGGCCACGTGCCTCCATTACTCGACGGGCGGCTGAAAGACCTACTGGCAGGCAAGAAGATTGCCATGACGGGCGTCACCGGGTTCATCGGTGAGCAGATGCTGTGGGCGTTCCTCAACGATTGCCCGCAAACGCGCACCGCGGTATTGGTGCGCCCGAAGGGCTCGCTCACGGCGGAAGATCGCGTGAAGGAGCTGCTCGGGAAAGACATCTTCGCCGAGGTTGTTGAGCGCGCTGGCTCCGTCGAGACGCTGCTGGAGGAGCGCGTCGAGGTTATTCCTGGCGACCTGCCCAACGTTCCAGAGCTGCCACGCGACATCGATGTCCTCATCCACTGCGCGGGTGACGTGTCGTTCGATCCGCCCATCGACCAGGCGTTCAAAACCAACGTGCTGGGCACCCAGGCGTTGCTGGGGCGTTTCCTCGAGTCCGTGACCGACGACAAGGGCGAGCTCGAGCGTATTCCGCACTACATCCACGTCTCGACGGCCTACACCGCAGGTCGGCGTCGCGGCGCCATCCCGGAGACGGCGCATGCGCACGACGTCGACTACATGGTGGAAACCGAAGCCGCGCTGCAGATGGCAGAACACCTCGAGGCGGCGTCGCGTTCTCCCGAGCAACTCACCAAACTGCGCAAGCAGGCCGAGGCGTTGCACCGCCAGGCGGGTTACCTCACCACGTCGGAAGATACTGAGCGCCGACGCATCGAGTGGGTGCAGAAGGAGCTTGTTGCCGCTGGCACAGAGCGGGCCCGCTCGCTGGGGTGGACCGACGTTTACACCTTCGCGAAGGCGATGGGTGAACGCGTGGTGGCCGACATGTGCAAAGACATCCAGGTCTCCATCGTGCGCCCGGCGATCGTCGAATCATCCCTGCGCTACCCGCACCCGGGGTGGATCGAGGGCTTCAAGATGGCCGACCCCATCATCCTCGCCTATGGCCGCGGACAGCTGCCCGAGTTCCCCGCATCCCCGGATGCGGTGATCGACATCATCCCCTGCGACTACGTGGTGAACACCATCATTGCCGTGTGCGCCACGGAGCCCGAGATTGGCCAACCGGAGTTCTATCACTGTGCCTCGGGCGCCAGGAACCCGCTGACTTTCCGCGGCATTTACGAGCAGGTTCGCGCATACTTCGAGGAGCACCCCTATAACCACGGCACCGCATCGACGCCGCTTGCGACGTGGAAGTTCCCCGGCGCGGAACCCGTCGAACGCATGATGTGGCTAGGTGGCAAGGCCACGAAGGTCGCCGACAAGCTGTTGAGCTTCGCGCCGCGTGGTAAGGGCGTGCGGAAGCTGGCGACGCAGGTCGACCAGTCGCGCAAGCAACTCGACTTCCTCAATAAGTACCTCACCTTGTATGGCGAGTACCTACAGTCTGAGCTGCACTTCGTCGACGACTGCACCCTCGCGCTGCACAACTCGCTGCACCCCGACGACAAGGAGCGATTCGGCTTCGACTCGGCTGCATTCGACTGGACGCACTACATGCAGGACGTCCATGCGCCGTCCGTCTGCGACCCGGAGAAGCGCGCAGCCGCCAGGCGAAAGCGCCGCGCCAACCGTCAGCCCACGTTCCGCGACATCGAGCCGTCGGATACGCCCGTCCTCGCAGCGTTCGACCTCGACGGCACCGTGATGGCCACCAACGTCATTGAGACGTACCTGTGGTCGAAGATGCCGGAACTCTCAGCCTTCGGGAAGGTGGCGGAGCTCGCCAAGCTCGCGACGGCGTTGCCCACCTACCTGGGCGCCGAGCGTCGCGACCGCGGCGTCTTCCTGCGCTCCATCTACCGTCGCTACGAGGGCGCAGACCTGGAGGCGCTCGAGCAGTACGTCGACGAACGGTTGGCCCCGCTCATCCTCGACCGCATGTCTCCCGATGCCATCCGGCGCATTCGCGAGCACCGCGACGCCGGGCACACCACGGTGCTCATGACGGGCGTCATTCGCCCGCTGACCAGGCCATTTGAAGGCCTGTTCGACGTGATCGTCGCGGCAGATCTCGCCACAGACGAGGACGGCAAGTGCACCGGGTTCCTGAGCGGCCCACCGATGGTGGGTGAGTCCCGCTCGGCGTGGCTCAGGCACTTCGCGGCCCTGCACGGCATTGATCTTGAACACTCGTACGCGTACGCCGATTCGCACGTAGATCTCCCCATGCTGAGCTCGGTGGGGTACCCCGTCGTAGTGAGCCCCGACATCGGCCTCATGCGTGCCGCGAAGCAACGCGGGTGGTCGCTCGTCGACTGGCCTGCGCTCAGCCCCATTCCTCGTTGGAAGATGCCCAAGGCATAA
- a CDS encoding lactate racemase domain-containing protein, producing MSRPGFVIEVDEKTPALLTLSGQQLGLSKLGLGTQVVYGAEATPSTDPMSLIDSALAAPNDGVAFAERLKADTKLTIVVVDDERPRPRMRFDIRQSILERVLEVAAKQLVDDVAIVIAGGLHKRWSAFDITRALGDRVATSFQPDRRIESHDVTAADLVEIGQVDGHPVKINRRVAQSDVVVTIGTQFGRGGASPFTSSILDVDTLRRVGGATPDDAFIDDVHSTVLGALDVFAIQAVLGQPFFPGLLHFAGEREWEWSLADRMSFAAVRQLGALMPKSAGRRFHGTPVADYAVVDVVSGEPTKVFSEAAAVWVAANVVELPKQADIVVTPVWGGGFDEGDACGSPINAAHHALVRRIGTTMGKPYAHERGVAIAMHPLTPRFSNRRQSSASDFFAKVLPQTLTPSEMGEFEEAACADQWYVDLYRKQFADHPLRTFQYWYRVYDASEQFADVIWVGGNRLTADLFGHRAATTFADALEIASDKVGRHPVVTYLHGPGLPLGDVQ from the coding sequence ATGTCACGTCCTGGATTCGTGATCGAGGTCGACGAGAAGACCCCGGCACTGCTCACCCTTTCGGGCCAACAGCTTGGGCTTAGCAAGCTTGGGCTGGGCACGCAGGTGGTGTACGGCGCGGAAGCCACGCCGTCGACCGACCCGATGAGCCTCATCGATTCCGCCCTCGCGGCCCCCAACGATGGTGTCGCGTTCGCTGAACGGCTCAAAGCAGATACGAAACTCACCATCGTGGTGGTCGACGACGAGCGTCCCCGCCCACGCATGCGCTTCGACATCCGGCAAAGCATCCTCGAGCGTGTGCTCGAGGTGGCTGCCAAGCAGCTCGTCGACGACGTCGCCATCGTGATCGCCGGCGGCCTGCACAAGCGCTGGAGCGCCTTCGACATCACCCGAGCGCTGGGCGACCGCGTCGCAACGAGTTTCCAGCCCGACAGACGCATCGAGAGCCACGACGTGACCGCCGCCGATCTGGTGGAGATCGGCCAGGTGGATGGGCACCCCGTGAAGATCAACCGTCGCGTCGCCCAATCCGACGTGGTGGTCACCATCGGTACCCAGTTCGGTCGAGGCGGAGCCAGCCCGTTCACGAGCAGCATCCTCGACGTCGATACCCTGCGACGTGTCGGGGGAGCCACACCCGATGATGCGTTCATCGACGACGTGCACTCGACGGTGCTCGGAGCGCTGGACGTGTTCGCGATCCAGGCAGTGCTCGGTCAGCCCTTCTTCCCAGGTCTGCTGCACTTCGCAGGCGAGCGTGAATGGGAGTGGTCGTTGGCTGATCGCATGTCGTTCGCGGCGGTGAGGCAGCTAGGAGCCCTCATGCCGAAGAGTGCGGGCCGACGATTTCACGGCACCCCGGTGGCCGACTACGCGGTGGTCGACGTCGTCAGTGGCGAACCAACCAAGGTGTTCTCCGAGGCCGCAGCAGTGTGGGTGGCTGCCAACGTCGTCGAACTGCCCAAACAGGCGGATATCGTTGTGACGCCAGTGTGGGGAGGTGGCTTCGACGAAGGCGACGCGTGCGGTTCCCCGATCAACGCCGCGCACCATGCGCTCGTGAGGCGCATCGGCACCACGATGGGCAAGCCATACGCCCATGAGCGCGGAGTCGCCATCGCCATGCACCCGCTCACACCGCGCTTTTCCAACCGTCGCCAGTCCTCGGCCTCCGACTTCTTTGCCAAGGTGCTGCCGCAGACGCTCACCCCGTCGGAGATGGGAGAGTTTGAAGAGGCCGCCTGCGCGGATCAGTGGTACGTCGATCTGTACCGCAAACAGTTCGCCGACCATCCGCTGCGCACGTTCCAGTACTGGTACCGCGTGTACGACGCCAGCGAGCAATTCGCAGACGTGATTTGGGTGGGGGGCAACAGGCTCACCGCTGACCTCTTCGGCCATCGCGCGGCGACAACCTTCGCCGATGCGCTCGAAATCGCGAGTGACAAGGTGGGCCGCCACCCAGTCGTCACCTACCTGCATGGCCCCGGGCTGCCGCTGGGAGACGTCCAATGA